A window from Tenacibaculum singaporense encodes these proteins:
- a CDS encoding aminotransferase class I/II-fold pyridoxal phosphate-dependent enzyme produces MKFKPANNIQDLQYFGEFGGVNPSISDSSTYTFLSAKTMFDTFEGNTDGCYLYSRHSSPSNLYLSEALAAMEGTETANVSATGMGAITPTILQICGAGDHIVSSRTIYGGTYAFLKNFTPKIGIETSFVDITKLDTVEAAINKNTKMIYCETVSNPLLEVADIKALSALAKKHNLQLVVDNTFSPLSISPAQLGADVVIHSLTKFINGSSDTMGGVICGTADFINSQKSVIDGASMLLGASMDSLRASSILKNMRTLHIRVKQHSKNASYLAEKFEADGLKTVYPGLPSHPSHKVFKSMMNEEYGFGGMLTIDAGSLDKANALMELMQDKNLGYLAVSLGFYKTLFSAPGTSTSSEIPLEEQKEMGLTDGLIRFSIGLDNDIERTYQMMKTCMKEVGVL; encoded by the coding sequence ATGAAATTTAAACCAGCAAACAACATACAAGATTTACAATATTTCGGAGAATTTGGTGGAGTTAACCCTTCAATTTCAGATTCTTCTACCTATACTTTTTTATCAGCAAAGACCATGTTTGATACTTTTGAAGGGAATACAGATGGCTGTTATTTATACTCTCGCCATTCATCTCCCTCAAACTTATACCTATCTGAAGCCTTAGCTGCTATGGAAGGTACTGAAACTGCTAATGTTTCAGCTACAGGTATGGGGGCAATTACTCCTACTATTTTACAAATATGTGGAGCTGGGGATCATATTGTTTCAAGTAGAACTATTTATGGAGGAACCTATGCTTTTCTAAAGAATTTCACACCTAAAATAGGAATTGAAACTTCATTTGTAGACATTACAAAATTAGATACGGTAGAAGCTGCTATCAACAAAAACACTAAAATGATTTACTGCGAAACCGTAAGTAATCCATTATTAGAAGTTGCAGATATTAAAGCTCTTTCTGCATTAGCTAAAAAGCATAATCTACAGTTGGTAGTTGACAATACATTTTCTCCTCTATCAATTTCTCCAGCTCAATTGGGTGCCGACGTTGTTATTCACAGTTTAACAAAATTCATCAATGGTTCTTCTGACACTATGGGAGGAGTTATTTGTGGAACTGCTGATTTTATCAATTCTCAAAAAAGTGTAATTGATGGGGCAAGTATGTTATTAGGAGCTTCTATGGACTCTTTGCGCGCTTCTTCAATCCTGAAAAATATGAGAACCTTACACATCCGTGTGAAACAGCATAGTAAAAATGCTAGTTATTTAGCTGAAAAATTTGAAGCTGACGGGTTAAAAACTGTATACCCAGGATTACCATCACATCCTTCTCATAAGGTGTTTAAATCAATGATGAATGAAGAATATGGTTTTGGAGGAATGCTAACTATTGATGCTGGATCTCTAGACAAAGCCAATGCTTTAATGGAATTAATGCAGGATAAAAATCTAGGGTACTTAGCTGTAAGTTTAGGTTTTTATAAAACTTTATTTTCAGCTCCAGGTACTTCAACGTCATCAGAAATTCCTTTAGAAGAACAAAAAGAAATGGGACTTACCGATGGATTAATTCGTTTTTCTATTGGATTAGATAATGACATAGAGCGCACCTATCAAATGATGAAAACTTGCATGAAAGAAGTAGGCGTTTTGTAA
- a CDS encoding putative porin, translating to MKKNFLVFFCLISVQVIFAQIRTIEGGFGRGRGGLNQNMDSLPDNEINVKLSGKTKYTDYKIISHKNDTTIVDTTLTIQKEYKFNFLRKDNFELLAFHNQGQTFNNLGYDFTNISKFPNIGFRAKMFNYFEIEEVNYYHVPTPTTEIMYRTGLEQGQVLDALFTTNFSKRFNLAIAYKGLRSLGAYRRSLASTGNFRVSFSYETPKGQYAIRGHAVNQDFFNQESGGLTETSLEAFLADDPNFSGNRGRMDVNLNDAESTLDAKRLYFEHTFKLLSSKDSVSQKDFSNLKLGHSFTRDSKFYRFTQGTASDMFGDANISSNINNKTIYLLYNNQFFLDFNSKYVLGKFRVKTELSNYAYGYENLQNNTVGITKNKLKGDAISFEADWNGRIGNFHVNASGSLTPGSGRLSGNHLSGEAFYKKDSVLTVKGRLGISNKSPNFNFLLHQSSYDNFNWENNFSQIGTRTLGGVIESKWGNASLDITNISNYTYFDENGQPKQFSGDVNYLKAKASKEFTFGKFALDNTLMYQKVASGNSVFRVPEFVTRNTLYYTDEWFKGKPLLVQIGATFKYFSKYKANVYNPLLAEFTLQNDTEIGYPTVDLFFNARVRRTRIYFKADNISSFVLKKNYFSAPNYPYRDFVIRFGVVWNWFI from the coding sequence ATGAAGAAAAATTTCTTAGTATTTTTTTGTTTGATAAGTGTTCAGGTAATTTTTGCCCAAATAAGAACAATTGAAGGAGGATTTGGTAGAGGTAGAGGAGGGCTTAATCAAAATATGGATTCACTACCAGATAATGAAATAAATGTAAAGTTGAGTGGAAAAACTAAGTACACAGATTATAAAATTATATCACATAAAAATGATACTACCATTGTAGATACCACATTAACAATTCAAAAAGAGTACAAGTTCAATTTCTTAAGAAAGGATAATTTTGAATTATTGGCTTTTCATAATCAAGGGCAAACTTTTAACAATTTAGGATACGATTTTACTAATATTTCTAAGTTTCCTAATATAGGTTTTAGAGCAAAAATGTTCAATTATTTTGAAATTGAAGAAGTGAATTATTACCATGTGCCTACCCCTACAACAGAAATAATGTATCGTACAGGGCTGGAGCAAGGTCAGGTATTGGATGCGCTTTTCACAACAAATTTTTCCAAACGGTTTAATCTAGCAATTGCCTATAAAGGACTTCGTTCTTTAGGGGCTTATAGACGTTCTTTAGCTAGCACAGGTAATTTTAGGGTGAGTTTTAGTTACGAGACTCCTAAGGGACAATATGCGATTAGAGGACATGCTGTAAATCAAGATTTTTTTAATCAAGAAAGTGGAGGATTGACAGAGACATCTTTAGAAGCATTTTTAGCAGACGATCCTAATTTTAGTGGAAATAGAGGTAGAATGGATGTGAATTTGAATGATGCTGAGAGTACTTTAGATGCTAAAAGGTTGTATTTTGAGCATACTTTTAAATTGCTTTCTTCAAAAGATAGTGTGAGTCAAAAAGACTTTTCTAATTTAAAACTGGGACATTCATTTACTAGAGATTCTAAGTTTTATCGATTTACTCAAGGTACAGCATCAGATATGTTTGGTGATGCAAATATTTCGAGTAACATTAATAACAAAACTATTTATTTACTATATAATAATCAGTTTTTTTTAGATTTTAATTCAAAATATGTACTAGGAAAATTTCGTGTAAAAACAGAATTATCAAATTATGCATATGGATATGAAAACTTACAGAATAATACAGTTGGAATTACAAAGAATAAGCTGAAGGGAGATGCAATTTCGTTTGAAGCTGATTGGAATGGAAGAATAGGAAACTTTCATGTAAATGCTTCAGGAAGTCTTACACCAGGAAGTGGTCGATTGTCAGGGAATCATCTTTCAGGGGAAGCTTTCTATAAAAAAGATAGTGTACTTACTGTGAAAGGAAGGTTAGGAATAAGTAACAAATCACCTAATTTTAATTTTTTATTACATCAAAGTAGTTACGATAATTTTAATTGGGAAAATAATTTTTCTCAAATAGGAACACGTACATTGGGAGGGGTTATTGAGTCTAAATGGGGAAATGCCTCGTTGGATATCACTAATATTAGTAATTACACGTATTTTGATGAAAATGGTCAACCGAAACAGTTTTCAGGAGATGTAAACTATTTAAAGGCAAAGGCATCTAAAGAATTTACCTTTGGAAAATTTGCTTTAGATAATACTTTAATGTATCAAAAAGTAGCAAGTGGAAATAGTGTTTTTAGGGTTCCAGAATTTGTTACTCGTAACACACTTTACTATACAGATGAATGGTTTAAAGGAAAACCTTTGTTGGTACAAATAGGAGCTACATTTAAGTATTTTTCAAAATATAAAGCGAATGTGTATAATCCGTTGTTAGCTGAATTCACCTTGCAAAATGACACAGAAATAGGATATCCAACTGTTGATTTGTTTTTCAATGCTAGGGTTCGTAGAACTAGAATATATTTTAAAGCAGACAACATAAGTTCTTTTGTGTTAAAAAAGAATTATTTTTCGGCTCCGAATTACCCGTATAGAGATTTCGTAATTCGTTTTGGAGTAGTGTGGAACTGGTTTATATAA
- the nhaC gene encoding Na+/H+ antiporter NhaC: MQDDKNLSEIEIENQKIIQNKELSIWEALIPVLALIGMLAYNVYVFGDDALSGSNQFILLLGGAVAAIVGFKNKVSYERMIEEVAENIKSTAGAILILLMVGALAGTWLVSGIIPSMIYYGLQILNPTIFLVACLIICAVISVATGSSWTTSATVGIALIGIGEALGISLGMTAGAVLSGAYFGDKMSPMSDTTNLAPAMAGTDLFTHIRYMAYTTVPTFIVTIIFFIILGFTQTTTGDANTQQMLSDINKAFNITPWLFLVPVLVVVLIIKKTPPLIALLAGTILGGAFALIFQPHVVAQISGVEELSFESAYKGIMQSITVETSVATDNEVLKDLFTAGGMKKMLGTVWLILLAMVFGGVMDAIGALAKISSFMLGLFDSVFGLFASTVGTCIGLNFTASDQYLAIVVPGKMYAQAYKDKGLAPENLSRTLEDSGTVTSVLIPWNTCGAYHSGVLGVPVIDYAFYAMFNWLSPFTTLLFAAFRIKIKQLASK, from the coding sequence ATGCAAGACGACAAAAACCTATCTGAAATTGAAATAGAGAATCAAAAAATAATTCAAAATAAAGAATTAAGCATATGGGAAGCTTTGATTCCTGTTTTAGCTCTAATAGGTATGCTTGCATATAATGTATACGTATTTGGAGACGATGCTTTAAGTGGAAGTAATCAGTTTATTTTATTATTAGGTGGAGCCGTTGCTGCTATTGTAGGTTTTAAAAACAAGGTTTCCTACGAAAGAATGATTGAAGAGGTTGCTGAAAATATAAAATCTACCGCAGGCGCTATCTTAATTTTGTTAATGGTGGGTGCGCTTGCTGGAACATGGCTTGTAAGCGGCATTATTCCTTCAATGATTTATTACGGACTTCAGATTTTAAATCCAACTATCTTTTTAGTAGCTTGTTTAATAATCTGTGCTGTTATATCTGTTGCTACTGGAAGCTCATGGACAACTTCTGCAACCGTAGGTATAGCTTTAATTGGTATTGGTGAAGCTCTAGGTATTTCTTTAGGAATGACTGCTGGTGCAGTTTTATCTGGTGCTTATTTCGGAGATAAAATGTCGCCAATGTCAGACACTACAAACTTAGCTCCAGCAATGGCCGGAACAGATTTGTTTACACATATAAGATATATGGCTTACACTACTGTACCTACTTTTATAGTAACTATTATCTTTTTTATCATTTTAGGTTTTACCCAAACAACCACTGGTGACGCGAATACTCAACAAATGCTTAGCGACATTAACAAAGCTTTTAATATAACCCCATGGTTATTTCTTGTCCCAGTATTAGTTGTAGTTTTAATTATTAAAAAGACACCTCCTTTAATAGCTCTTTTAGCAGGAACTATATTAGGTGGCGCTTTCGCTTTAATATTCCAACCACATGTAGTAGCTCAAATTTCGGGAGTTGAAGAACTAAGCTTTGAATCTGCTTACAAAGGGATAATGCAGTCAATAACTGTTGAAACTTCTGTAGCTACGGATAATGAAGTATTAAAAGATTTATTCACCGCTGGTGGAATGAAAAAAATGCTTGGAACGGTTTGGTTAATTTTATTAGCAATGGTTTTTGGTGGAGTTATGGATGCTATCGGAGCCTTGGCTAAAATTAGCAGTTTCATGTTAGGCTTATTTGATTCAGTATTTGGATTATTTGCCAGTACTGTTGGTACATGTATAGGTTTAAATTTTACCGCTTCTGATCAATATTTAGCAATTGTTGTACCTGGAAAAATGTATGCACAAGCTTATAAAGATAAAGGGTTAGCCCCTGAAAACTTAAGTAGAACTTTAGAAGATTCTGGTACTGTTACTTCTGTTTTAATCCCTTGGAATACTTGTGGAGCTTATCATTCTGGCGTTTTAGGTGTTCCTGTTATAGATTATGCTTTTTATGCCATGTTTAATTGGCTAAGTCCTTTTACAACATTACTATTTGCTGCATTTAGAATTAAAATAAAACAACTAGCTTCTAAATAA
- a CDS encoding GNAT family N-acetyltransferase encodes MIVKAQIQDANLLTEIAISSKAYWGYSKEQMEKWKNDLTVYPKMFADCNIYKFQVNDTTAGFYVLYRANIRTSFLDFLFVSPKFINQGIGSKLLEHVKKSCIGGSCAVLNVLSDPNSDTFYLKHGFEIIGKRESSIKGRFLSEMELYFPENM; translated from the coding sequence ATGATTGTAAAAGCTCAAATACAAGACGCTAACTTATTAACTGAAATTGCCATAAGTTCAAAAGCATATTGGGGATATTCCAAAGAACAAATGGAAAAGTGGAAAAACGACTTAACAGTCTACCCTAAAATGTTTGCCGACTGTAATATTTATAAATTTCAAGTTAATGATACTACAGCTGGTTTTTACGTTTTATATCGAGCTAATATCAGAACAAGTTTTTTAGATTTTTTATTTGTCTCCCCTAAATTTATAAACCAAGGAATTGGTTCTAAACTACTAGAACATGTAAAAAAATCTTGTATAGGCGGTTCTTGTGCTGTATTAAATGTTTTATCTGACCCAAACTCGGATACTTTTTATTTAAAACATGGTTTTGAAATAATTGGAAAACGAGAGAGTAGTATTAAAGGACGTTTTTTATCTGAAATGGAGCTATATTTTCCTGAAAACATGTAA